From a region of the Salvelinus alpinus chromosome 2, SLU_Salpinus.1, whole genome shotgun sequence genome:
- the LOC139558511 gene encoding kelch domain-containing protein 7A-like — translation MPIADLLGVQFDMQLLGKLTCSVAAVLLISWAYRFYSSRGTAAKPQLYVRPPPDRTTEAPIGTCLNCKMELRPPSTAKHDTRSDGDKRPGHSQSDDLTPDKTNTGTGEGEVTQIEEAGKFTNTKEMAALQEESNVEEDNSLELEEDIPVFVEEAEIKTNNCMFGSILKLRDPNDSGLASPSGRRSPCFLQRLEGSVGLGVGRELRQDLGLQGAYSSFLSKAEITVEDANLVMEGPGDQSIVRGKIYEYFVESSSHSITDSILGQFEGNSLDSQSVKFGCRGSSLTEPPSSLSPIIMRDLVLPQSPVERPFSPVSPEPTSPIKPGLIRKESYLTAAEQSELLITSLIPRASTQLRPHSQAYSSGDPSPVSPLSPTTDTRGPSAWEKPSLETIAGARFVNLPPENMGSSELESLKAKLDLGNCMEVLELSKKHGQAPLQQAALRVMSDNYLQVLRDPGLYGMLRAGERDEIQKQRMRGRQFLVAANMVPQDWVGSSPQGTKTEQRATNKPSSGLYCYDDYIDSWHPLCPIPQEVISKGCAVCTMDNYLFVAVGGCQQGADREMKPSKRVFCYNPVTSIWKEISPMNESRPHCKLAALQGCIYAIGGECLSTVERYDPRSDRWTFVAPLPNDTFAVAHHVTVCNGELFVLGGTLRYTLLRYNPKTNVWRKSAITGSKMRTTEIVGVRNFLYRFDVNPQLGISVYRYHTVARLWYECCTKRLAHCPAFQCVVVDDTIYCISHQFTMRFLADEISPSFVADDLSVLSAAKGILFPFVLSLPDKKALQTSV, via the coding sequence ATGCCCATAGCAGATCTGCTGGGTGTCCAGTTCGACATGCAACTGCTGGGGAAGCTGACGTGTTCCGTGGCCGCTGTTCTGCTCATCTCCTGGGCTTACAGGTTCTACAGCTCCAGGGGTACAGCAGCTAAACCCCAGCTCTATGTGAGGCCTCCTCCAGACAGAACCACTGAAGCACCCATTGGAACCTGTTTGAACTGCAAGATGGAACTGCGACCTCCAAGCACAGCCAAACATGACACCAGAAGTGATGGGGACAAACGGCCTGGCCACTCACAGAGTGATGACCTGACACCTGACAAGACCAATACAGGGACAGGGGAAGGAGAAGTGACCCAGATTGAAGAAGCAGGCAAGTTCACAAACACTAAGGAAATGGCTGCATTGCAAGAGGAATCAAATGTAGAGGAGGACAACAGCTTGGAGTTGGAGGAAGATATCCCCGTGTTTGTTGAGGAGGCTGAGATTAAGACCAATAATTGTATGTTTGGATCCATCTTGAAACTCCGTGATCCTAATGACAGTGGGCTGGCCAGCCCATCGGGCCGTCGATCCCCTTGCTTTCTGCAGAGGCTGGAGGGCAGTGTGGGGCTGGGGGTCGGCAGAGAGCTGAGGCAGGACCTGGGGCTCCAGGGGGCCTACTCCAGCTTTCTCTCCAAGGCAGAGATCACAGTGGAGGATGCCAACCTTGTGATGGAAGGACCTGGGGACCAGAGCATTGTGCGGGGAAAGATCTATGAATACTTTGTGGAATCTTCCTCGCACTCCATCACAGACTCCATATTGGGTCAGTTTGAGGGGAATTCACTGGACTCACAGTCTGTGAAATTTGGATGCCGTGGCAGCAGCCTCACTGAGCCTCCCTCGTCCCTAAGCCCCATCATCATGCGTGATCTGGTTTTGCCGCAGAGTCCTGTTGAGAGGCCGTTCTCCCCAGTTAGTCCGGAGCCCACATCTCCCATCAAGCCGGGTCTCATACGCAAGGAGAGCTACCTCACAGCGGCTGAACAGTCAGAACTCCTGATCACCTCTCTGATACCCAGAGCCTCGACCCAGCTGAGGCCCCACTCTCAGGCCTATTCATCAGGGGATCCCAGCCCTGTCAGTCCCCTCAGTCCCACCACAGACACCAGGGGCCCCAGTGCATGGGAGAAGCCCAGCCTAGAAACCATAGCTGGGGCTAGATTTGTAAATCTGCCTCCAGAAAACATGGGCAGCTCAGAGTTGGAGAGCTTAAAGGCCAAACTTGATTTGGGCAACTGCATGGAGGTGCTGGAGCTGTCTAAGAAGCATGGGCAGGCCCCTCTGCAGCAGGCAGCCCTCAGAGTGATGTCTGACAACTACCTCCAGGTCCTCAGGGACCCAGGTCTGTATGGGATGCTGAGAGCAGGCGAGCGGGATGAGATTCAGAAACAGCGAATGAGAGGAAGGCAGTTCTTAGTGGCAGCCAACATGGTCCCTCAGGACTGGGTGGGGAGTAGTCCTCAAGGGACAAAAACAGAGCAGCGAGCCACCAACAAGCCATCCAGTGGTCTCTACTGTTATGATGATTATATAGACAGCTGGCACCCATTGTGTCCCATCCCACAGGAAGTCATCTCCAAAGGCTGTGCCGTGTGCACTATGGACAACTACTTATTTGTAGCAGTGGGGGGCTGCCAGCAGGGCGCAGACAGAGAGATGAAACCTTCCAAGAGAGTGTTCTGCTACAACCCTGTAACGTCCATTTGGAAAGAGATCAGTCCTATGAATGAGTCCAGGCCCCACTGCAAACTGGCAGCCCTGCAGGGCTGCATCTATGCCATCGGAGGGGAGTGTCTGTCTACCGTAGAGCGCTATGACCCCCGCTCTGACAGATGGACTTTTGTGGCCCCACTGCCCAATGATACATTTGCTGTGGCCCACCATGTCACGGTGTGCAATGGGGAACTCTTTGTTCTAGGGGgaacactgagatacacactgttGCGCTACAACCCAAAAACCAATGTGTGGAGGAAAAGCGCAATAACGGGAAGCAAAATGAGGACCACCGAGATAGTGGGGGTAAGAAACTTTCTGTATCGCTTCGATGTCAACCCACAGCTAGGCATCAGTGTGTACCGCTACCACACCGTGGCACGACTATGGTACGAATGCTGCACCAAACGCCTCGCCCACTGCCCTGCCttccagtgtgttgttgtggacGACACTATCTACTGCATAAGCCACCAGTTCACCATGAGGTTCCTGGCTGATGAGATCTCTCCGAGCTTCGTAGCGGATGATTTGAGTGTCCTCTCTGCAGCTAAGGGCATCCTTTTCCCCTTTGTACTCTCACTTCCTGATAAGAAAGCTCTCCAGACAAGTGTGTGA